From the Lathyrus oleraceus cultivar Zhongwan6 chromosome 4, CAAS_Psat_ZW6_1.0, whole genome shotgun sequence genome, one window contains:
- the LOC127075647 gene encoding uncharacterized protein LOC127075647, which yields MKKKLDTRFPAARIKKIMQADEDVGKIALAVPVLVSKALELFLQDLCDRTYEITLQRGAKTMNSLHLKHCVQSYNVFDFLKDVVSKVPDYGHGHGHTDAGGADDQAIPKRRKAAGDDCNDSDEEAKRGKMIELGHPSPTGRGRGRGRGRGRGRGRGRASQREGHHQETEFDPFPSIQPVSQQITDTNVVIHDISEPRELPKENIVAAVENSDTLRNIDLNANMSENDDKKANTVANLAVTIPNAANPDAANSDAANPEAANPAAAIPEAGKTSMSEPAPADSMHHEEIPGWSLSEVDKMAIDTMQLAQRMEEDDEDYDEEDE from the exons ATGAAGAAGAAGCTCGATACCCGTTTCCCTGCT GCTCGGATAAAGAAAATTATGCAAGCAGATGAGGATGTTGGAAAGATAGCACTGGCTGTGCCTGTTTTAGTCT CTAAAGCTCTAGAGCTATTTCTGCAAGATCTTTGTGACCGCACTTATGAAATAACTCTTCAAAGAGGGGCAAAAACCATGAATTCATTGCATTT AAAACATTGTGTACAAAGCTATAATGTCTTTGACTTTCTGAAGGATGTAGTCAGCAAGGTTCCTGACTACGGCCATGGTCACGGCCATACTGATGCTGGTGGTGCTGATGATCAGGCCATTCCAAAAAGAAG AAAAGCAGCAGGTGATGATTGTAATGACAGCGATGAAGAAGCTAAAAGGGGCAAGATG ATTGAGTTGGGCCACCCTAGCCCTACTGGTAGGGGAAGAGGCCGAGGTAGAGGAAGAGGACGTGGTCGAGGTCGAGGACGGGCTAGTCAAAGAGAGGGACATCATCAGGAGACTGAGTTTGATCCCTTTCCTTCTATTCAGCCAGTTAGCCAACAGATTACAGATACAAATGTGGTTATACATGATATCTCAGAGCCAAGGGAGTTACCAAAGGAGAATATTGTTGCTGCTGTTGAAAACTCCGACACACTCCGTAATATTGATTTGAATGCCAATATGAGCGAAAATGATGACAAAAAGGCCAACACAGTTGCTAATCTCGCAGTCACTATTCCCAATGCTGCTAATCCCGATGCTGCTAATTCCGATGCCGCTAATCCTGAAGCCGCTAATCCTGCAGCAGCAATTCCTGAAGCTGGGAAAACCTCAATGTCTGAACCTGCTCCAGCAGACAGCATGCATCACGAAGAAATTCCGGGGTGGTCCCTCTCTGAGGTGGACAAGATGGCCATTGATACAATGCAGCTTGCACAGCGaatggaagaggatgatgaagattATGACGAGGAGGACGAGTGA